One stretch of Excalfactoria chinensis isolate bCotChi1 chromosome 2, bCotChi1.hap2, whole genome shotgun sequence DNA includes these proteins:
- the MEP1B gene encoding meprin A subunit beta has product MHLASVDVGCLLQVVWNQPALETTEVDVDGGIDQDIFDINEALGLDLFEGDIKLDGMQERNSIIGDEYRWPHVVPYVLDDSLEVNAKGVILKAFEQYRLKTCIDFKPWEGEENYISVFKGSGCWSSVGNRQYGLQQLSIGAGCDRIATVEHEFLHALGFWHEQSRSDRDDYVSIIWDRIQTGREHNFNKYDDKTSDSLNVPYDYTSVMHYSKTAFRNGTEPTIVTNIPYFMDVIGQRMDFSDYDLQKLNQLYNCSSSLSFMDTCSFELENICGMIQSSDDNSDWQHLSHVPAGPNTDHTNMGECEDSGYFMHFNTSAVAGGSTAILESRILYPKRGFQCLQFYFYNSGSESDQLYVWVREYSDAHPNGTLRLIEEIKGSPVNYWQLHHVSLNVTSKFRVVFQGVRGSGLSNGGLSIDDINLSETQCPHHVWHIRNFTDLLNTSPAGTAGKIYSPPFYSSKGYAFQVGLYVNGTTDNPFNLAIYLHLISGANDDQLQWPCAWQQVTMILLDQHPDIRQRMSNQRSVTTDPLELSDSSSNYFWDRPDKVGSAASFPNGTTFMRGPGRGTSAFLTHQRLRSRDFIKEGGVYVLLTTEDVSHLVSAQPTAPPTVDMNTTTGSTVRPTSIATTTTTRPTATTRPTTTTKPTTTTRPTDRPTATKTPTPTLPVTLTEEPGMDIPESCPDNPCENDGVCIIVDRKAVCRCPSGNNWWYMGERCERKGTTQENTIIAVSSTITVFVVMLIVTITTVVCLKKKYSKGEGKEKVESVSLDENKTSF; this is encoded by the exons CCTTAGGACTGGACCTTTTTGAGGGAGACATCAAACTTGATGGG ATGCAAGAGCGAAACTCCATCATTGGTGATGAATATCGCTGGCCCCATGTCGTCCCCTATGTCCTTGATGATAGCCTGG AAGTTAATGCTAAAGGAGTCATCCTCAAGGCTTTTGAACAGTATCGACTCAAAACCTGTATTGACTTCAAACcttgggaaggagaggagaattATATATCTGTGTTCAAAGGCAGTGG TTGCTGGTCCTCAGTGGGAAACCGGCAGTACGGCTTGCAGCAGCTTTCAATTGGAGCCGGCTGTGACAGGATTGCAACAGTTGAGCACGAATTCCTTCACGCGCTGGGCTTCTGGCACGAGCAGTCACGGTCTGATCGAGATGACTACGTGTCCATCATCTGGGACAGGATTCAGACCG gtAGAGAACACAATTTCAATAAATACGATGATAAAACATCAGACTCTCTGAATGTTCCCTATGACTATACATCTGTGATGCACTACAGCAAAACTGCTTTCAGGAATGGAACTGAACCAACCATTGTAACAAACATACCGTACTTCATGGATGTAATAGGACAGCGGATGGATTTCAGTGATTATGATCTCCAGAAACTGAATCAGTTGTACAACTGCT CCTCCTCCCTAAGCTTCATGGACACATGTAGTTTTGAACTTGAAAATATCTGTGGCATGATTCAAAGTTCAGATGATAACAGTGACTGGCAACATTTGTCTCACGTTCCTGCTGGGCCAAATACTGATCACACTAACATGGGAGAATGTGAAG ATTCTGGCTATTTCATGCATTTCAACACCAGTGCTGTAGCAGGAGGAAGTACAGCTATCCTGGAGAGCAGAATTCTATATCCCAAAAGAGGCTTCCAGTGCTTGCAATTCTATTTCTACAACAGTGGAAGTGAAAGCGACCAGCTCTATGTCTGGGTCAGGGAGTATTCTGATGCCCATCCAAATGGTACTCTGAGACTAATTGAAGAGATAAAAG GCTCACCTGTGAATTACTGGCAGCTCCATCACGTTTCTTTGAATGTCACGAGTAAATTCCGGGTTGTGTTTCAAGGTGTGAGAGGAAGTGGCTTATCAAATGGAGGTCTCTCTATTGATGACATCAACTTGTCAGAAACACAATGTCCTCACCATGTCTGGCACATCAGAAACTTCACGGATCTCCTCAACACAAgtcctgcagggacagcaggaaaaatatatagTCCACCCTTTTACTCTAGTAAAGGATACGCTTTTCAGGTTGGCTTGTATGTAAATGGTACCACTGATAACCCATTTAATTTAGCAATATACTTGCACTTGATTTCTGGAGCAAATGATGATCAGTTGCAGTGGCCCTGTGCATGGCAGCAAGTTACCATGATTCTGCTTGACCAGCATCCTGATATTCGTCAACGAATGTCAAACCAAAGAAGTGTAACAACAGACCCTCTGGAATTATCAG attcCTCATCAAATTATTTTTGGGATAGGCCAGATAAAGTGGGATCTGCAGCTTCTTTCCCAAATGGAACTACATTCATGAGAGGTCCAGGACGTGGAACGAGTGCATTCTTAACTCACCAGAGACTTAGAAGCCGTGACTTTATTAAAGAAGGTGGTGTTTATGTTCTTTTAACAACGGAAG atGTATCACATCTAGTATCAGCTCAGCCTACTGCTCCTCCCACCGTTGATATGAATACTACCACTGGCAGTACTGTCAGACCTACCTCTATTGCCACCACCACAACCACCAGGCCCACTGCCACCACCAGGCCCACCACTACCACCAAGcctaccaccaccaccaggcCCACAGATAGACCTACTGCTACCAAAACACCCACCCCAACACTCCCTGTGACCCTGACTGAAGAGCCAGGGATGGATATACCAGAGTCCTGTCCAGACAACCCTTGTGAAAATGATGGTGTCTGCATTATTGTAGATAGAAAAGCAGTGTGCAG ATGTCCATCAGGGAATAACTGGTGGTACATGGGGGAGAGATGTGAAAGGAAAGGCACAACTCAAGAAAATACCATAATAGCTGTTTCTTCAACCATAACAGTATTTGTTGTTATGCTTATTGTCACTATCACAACCGTGGTGtgccttaaaaagaaatacagcaaaggagaaggaaaagaaaaagtggagaGCGTGAGCCTTGACGAA aATAAAACATCCTTCTGA